A stretch of the Planctomycetota bacterium genome encodes the following:
- a CDS encoding MoxR family ATPase, protein MPEPSPLVPSAARFVNAVRARIATVVVGQDDVVERLLIALFTGGHLLLEGVPGLAKTLLVSALARSVDLGFQRVQFTVDLLPGDITGSEVLDPRSGEFRVVRGPVFTNLLLADEINRAAPKVQSALLEAMQERKVTIGQETHALPAPFLVIATQNPIEQGGTFELPEAQLDRFMLCHRLSYPTPDEEREVLRRNARLGVRRLERGAVVASEFDALAGEPAGTIDDLVVAMEAVQQIHVSEAFTDHCVELVGRTRAHPALDLGASPRAGIALVKAARARALIHGRGYVVPEDLFALVHDVLLHRIRLSYESLAEGVTKERVLREVLRPAAVAAAGAAE, encoded by the coding sequence ATGCCGGAACCGTCACCCCTCGTTCCCAGTGCGGCACGGTTCGTGAACGCCGTCCGTGCCCGGATCGCCACCGTCGTCGTCGGCCAGGACGACGTCGTGGAGCGGCTCCTGATCGCCCTGTTCACCGGCGGCCACCTCCTCCTCGAGGGTGTCCCGGGGCTGGCCAAGACGCTGCTGGTCAGTGCCCTGGCCCGGTCGGTCGACCTCGGCTTCCAGCGCGTGCAGTTCACCGTCGACCTGCTCCCCGGCGACATCACCGGGTCGGAGGTGCTCGATCCGCGGAGCGGCGAATTCCGCGTCGTCCGCGGACCGGTGTTCACCAACCTGCTCCTCGCCGACGAGATCAACCGCGCCGCCCCGAAGGTGCAAAGTGCCTTGCTCGAGGCGATGCAGGAGCGGAAGGTGACGATCGGCCAGGAGACCCACGCGCTTCCGGCGCCGTTCCTCGTCATCGCCACGCAGAACCCGATCGAGCAGGGGGGCACGTTCGAACTGCCCGAGGCCCAGCTCGACCGATTCATGCTCTGCCACCGCCTCTCCTACCCGACGCCCGACGAGGAGCGCGAGGTCCTGAGGCGGAACGCCCGGCTCGGGGTGCGCCGCCTCGAGCGCGGGGCGGTCGTGGCCAGCGAGTTCGACGCCCTCGCCGGCGAGCCGGCCGGGACGATCGACGACCTCGTCGTCGCGATGGAGGCGGTCCAGCAGATTCACGTCAGCGAGGCGTTCACCGACCACTGCGTCGAGCTCGTCGGCCGGACGCGGGCCCACCCGGCGCTCGACCTCGGCGCCAGCCCACGGGCCGGGATCGCGCTGGTCAAGGCCGCCCGTGCGCGGGCCTTGATCCACGGCCGCGGCTACGTCGTCCCCGAGGATCTGTTCGCGCTGGTCCACGACGTCCTCCTCCACCGGATCCGGCTCTCGTATGAATCGCTGGCCGAGGGGGTGACCAAGGAACGGGTGCTCCGCGAGGTGCTGCGCCCTGCGGCGGTGGCCGCCGCAGGGGCGGCGGAGTGA
- a CDS encoding DUF58 domain-containing protein, with the protein MDQLLPPAPLLDAARFELAIRRLADSLGHGTDRSMFRGAGQEYEQSRPYQAGDAVKAIDWRITARTGRLHVKEYEALRRVPGWLLVDTSASMTVGSRRPTKYEAAVCTAGGLALACLGRMRPVGCIGVGGRSLVVRPTLSRLATLGWLHRLRRYRLDEPTDFAASARLLEPLLAERSLVIVLSDLHDPTAAARLARIAQEHDVCLLVFRDPAERGLGAGILRAREAETGRALTTTGRFPSRRAEERLAALRGAGIDGLVLDTDRPSTARLRLFFSRRRPLAGRRP; encoded by the coding sequence ATGGACCAGTTGCTCCCCCCTGCTCCGCTCCTCGACGCCGCCCGGTTCGAGCTCGCGATCCGGCGCCTCGCCGACTCGCTCGGCCATGGCACCGACCGGTCGATGTTCCGCGGCGCGGGGCAGGAATACGAGCAGTCGCGCCCGTACCAGGCGGGCGACGCGGTCAAGGCGATCGACTGGCGGATCACGGCGCGCACCGGCCGGCTGCACGTCAAGGAATACGAGGCGTTGCGCCGGGTGCCGGGATGGCTGCTGGTCGACACCTCGGCATCGATGACCGTCGGCAGCCGCCGGCCGACGAAGTACGAGGCCGCCGTCTGCACCGCCGGCGGCTTGGCCCTGGCGTGCCTGGGGCGGATGCGCCCGGTGGGCTGCATCGGCGTCGGCGGCCGGAGCCTCGTCGTCCGGCCGACATTGTCACGTCTGGCCACGCTCGGCTGGCTCCACCGGCTGCGCCGCTACCGGCTCGACGAGCCGACCGACTTCGCCGCCTCCGCACGGCTCCTCGAGCCGCTCCTCGCCGAGCGCTCGCTGGTGATCGTCCTCTCCGACCTCCACGATCCGACCGCGGCGGCACGGCTCGCGCGGATCGCCCAGGAGCACGACGTCTGCCTGCTCGTGTTCCGCGACCCGGCCGAGCGCGGGCTCGGCGCCGGCATCCTCCGGGCACGCGAGGCGGAGACCGGCCGCGCCCTGACGACGACCGGGCGATTCCCGTCGCGGCGGGCCGAGGAGCGGCTCGCGGCCCTGCGCGGCGCCGGCATCGACGGCCTGGTGCTCGACACCGACCGGCCGAGCACGGCGCGGTTGCGGCTGTTTTTCTCGCGCCGCCGGCCCCTGGCGGGGAGGCGGCCATGA